The Arachis ipaensis cultivar K30076 chromosome B03, Araip1.1, whole genome shotgun sequence region GTGTAAACTTACGGATTTGATTAAATTGAAACTTTGGAAGAGGGTGTGAATcaaagtgaatgattattgatgaaggctTGTGGCTAATGACTGAGTAAAGATTATACTGTGAACTAAACTGAGATGTATTCTGGCAAGGTCAATGGTACAACCTGCTTGCATATGGATAGATGTTACTCTTGGCAACGACGTGGCAAGGACGGCAGTGAATTCCACTTGCGCTGAGTCGACTTATGCCAAAACAAAAATGATGGTTGATCTCGCTTGTTCCATGGCTCTCTCTAGCTGTAAGGGTGGCTAGACACGCATCCTGGATAGTGGCTCTAGTGAGAGGTGCAAGAGTGAGCATTGCCCTTTTTAGACCGGATTTTGATGAAGTCGAGATTATTATATTTCTCACGGAGATACACGAAAGATGGACAATGTCCGAGTTAGCTACTGGATGTATTTGGTTTTGACAGTGTAACCGACACGTGAGTTCATGgctagtaggacaggcatgcatcatatgcctTTATGTGAAATTATTTGAGTGTGCATTATTTTGGTTTGTCTATGTTTATATCTCTGTTTAATTGGTAATTGCTGTATATGTTATAACTGTTCTTGATTGTATTTGCACCCTATTATTTGTGTTTGTTTTACTGAATACAATTACTGAAATCAATACTAAAATTCTGTGATATTGAATTGAAAAGAGACAGGCTGAGAGAAGTGTTAAAAGAACTTGAGATTTAGATCATGAACATAGTGAAGTTTATAGTGTATTTTACCTGGTTCTGGATTAGCATAACCCTAGGCTTAGATCTTGGTTGGTGGAGTTTAGGATTTCCTAGTGGGTTCGAGTAGTTTTACACCATCTCTGTTTGGAACTGTTACCATATTGGGAACCTTTTAGTTCTCATCTATTTCTCCTCTGTTGTATTTTAACTTGTGTATCCTTCTTAGAGGTTGATTTCGGAGAAACAGGATTTATGGGTATGTTTTTGTTGTATTTTGGGGTTGTATATATTTCTAGCCGGCCTTTACTTCGTAGGTCGAGACTGTCGAGACTAAAGCTTGTTATATAACTcttttggaatatatatatatatatatatatatatctttggtTTTCTGTATACGTTTTCTTACTTTAACACTTCGAGTGTGATAACGGTCATCGTTTTGTTTATCCTTTTTTCACAGGCTTCTagtgatattattatttttcaaatactATGTATGTATTTTTGCTTTTATGTGTCATAATGTCCTACCACATCTTATTTACGACTTATGATGCAtggacactgacacggacacaggacacgccgacacgcaaattttaaaatcttataagacacgggacacacatacatataaaatataaaaatttttttagataaattgtaattatattttgatattttattgatattaaaatacaaattaattttttaattatttttaatatcttattttaattatatcaaatatttaaaataattttttattttaataaataataatatatattatatttaaatttatttcaagaatatatattaagaataagattggacacgctgatacatgatggtatttaggtgtgtccaagcgtgtccagaaaaaatttttttactttttattaaaatacagtTGGACACAGTAGACACGCGTGCCGGTAAGTGTCGTATCCAAAATGTGTCTGCCACACAAACACGGCAACTCAACGAAGTGTCTGTACTTCTTAGAATTACGACTATAGCATAAGGCTGTGGTAGGATGTTACTGTTTGAATTCCGCCTTATGCATGCAACAATTCATTGATACCGTTTGAATTCCGCCTTATGCATGCAACAACTTATTGGTTAACGACAAACCCTTAAATAGACTTGTGATCAACAACAGATTAGTTCTTAACCTATCGGACTGGAAAATACCCGTGGGAAGCCAAAAAAGCTAGCTTTGCCTAATGAAATGCTGCTTGAAATTATCCAGTAGGATTTAGGTGACTAAACATCTagtctcttttctttctcttttgttatCTTAATGTCTATAAAAGATTTCATCATAGAACTTACATTCTTTGCTGGGAGATAAAGCTAATCCACGTTGATATTAGATCAAAATTGAATATATGATGAATAAGACACATACCATTTAGTTATCTTATTTGGATTGCCCCTCCACGCCATGTAGCGGTAAACAGTACCTATTATACCTGTAATCAAGCAACCTTACCTCAACCCTCATTCCAATTTTCCAAATCCAATAATGATCAATGAGTTCGTGTCAACAAATATTAACTCAGAAAATATATTGGGGAAAATAAATATAATCTACAGATTCAATTTATAATCTTCAAGGGGATTGATGCAAAATTCTGAGATATTGCTAACCAATGAACATCTATTTAAGGAAAGCATATATGTGATCAATCACATGCCTTAAAACCCGAAATTGCTCTAGAATGTAAAAAGTCCTCCCCGACCCCATTTTCCCTGTTCCTCATCCTATTTCTCTTCACTTCTCACTTTGCCTACTAACAAAAAAGAAGTAAAATAAAACTGGGGACCTAGCATCCTGCAGATGAAAATAAAGTCAGCAAAAAATGAAGTCTGTGCAGAAGCTCAGGCATCAAAAGTTGATTACTTTAAGATTTCTTAGGCCTCTTTGAAGTGCCTTCTCTCTTATCAGCCTCCGCGgatttcttcttttccttcctttctctcttcttcagGGAAGTCATGTGAGCCTTCAATATAGTTGCATATGAAGCTTGAAAGCGCTGGTGATCCTTTGCTCCAACCTATTTAATGAATGGTGGGAAATTTTGAATATTGAGTAAAGGAAACAACATCTGTGCACATGAAAATAAGTTGACATAAAAGTTAGCAAAAACCGTTCTTTTTCTCTGGGTGTTTGGGTGGCACATGCTGTTTAAGTGATATCCAACTAAAAGTTCTCCAAAAATTAGCCCTTTTCAGGGTTAGAGAATAGGGCTTAAAAGTCTAACGGAAGACAAAACACCAAGATGAATACCAAATAAAATCCCCCCAAAATCCTCTGTCTAGTATTAGATGCTCAGTTCCTCTGTTCCAGCGCAGTTGAATACCGTAGAAAATTTGCCAAAATAATTCAATAAGCCTCACAAATCCTCACCTTTGCAATCTCATTACCCACTTTCCAGCAGAGTCACTCGTAATGCCCCCACAGGCAGCTGTTCCTGGACACCCTATAGATGCTCCATCAGTGTTTAATTTTAACTAATTACATGGGATTGGGTTCTAGGCAATGTGAAGAGTGTGTGTGCTTGTGCTGTAACTTGAATGAAGTATCTTGTGTTTAGCATTGTTGAATTGGTTggttaacaacaacaacaacaacaacaacaacaaagccttatcccACTAAGTGGAGTCGGTTACATGGATCAAACGACACCATTAAATCTTATAATGTTAGTGTGTAAGTGAGGAGGCCTAGTGTGATTAGCCTACTAACTATAACACAGCATCACTTATAAATATGTTCCTAACTTGATTCTACAGCCATTTCAACATAAAGGAATATAACTTATAATGCTACAAAAATGTTATATGTATGCCAAAAATCAGCCactatgtatttgtgtataaatacatgtattgttTAATTCATTTTCAAGGTGTATTTTGTATTCCAATATGCATTTTATATGAGTGACTGATttggtggctaatttttttttacaccTAGCATGGTTCATAGTCCTAATATAACTTATAATTCGAAATCATTAGGCATTACAATTTGTAGTTGTTGTTGATGCTTTTATCTCAATATTTCAATTACTATATGATATTCCTGACCTGAGTGCATAAAACTTGGTCCCTGGAATTTCGCAGAGCAACTTGTTTCTAGTTAAAAAAACAAGCAAGCAGTAATGCAATAAATAAAACAAGTTTCAGAACTAAGAAATTTCCGGCACAACAGCACCTCCGACTCATTTTTCCAATTGAAAAAAATAAGTTATTAATAGTGAAAAGAACTGATGGAAGAAACATTGACATATTTATAACAAATGTGTCAGATAATTTTCATAAGTCCATATACAACTGAGTTGGTTTAGATCAATTCATGCTGAATACTATTTTGTTCTTGGGAGTCAATTTGGCATCAAATATTGTTTAGTATCTCTTGAGAGACTTGTTATTTCTATAAATTTACAGGTTTAAAATCAATTACGGTAGATGAAATTTGAGATCTCTGTGACTGTAAATATGATCAAACAAGAATTGGGTTTTAAAATTTGAGTAATTCCTAAAGACACGAGACTGTAAACCATGCCCATCAAGAGATCATGAAAAGAAAGAGTAAAAGAGAATAACTGAATGAAGAAACACTAGTAGTGTGATGCTTCAACTATCTTCCTTTCACTTTCCCCATTTCAGAATCAGTATGATCTAACTGAGAGCCCTTAATCATTACAAGTGGGGGAGACGAATATCATGCCACAACTAGTCACAAGATTATCTATGATATAAGTTTGCACTACCCAAAAATTGCCAATTAACATGAATCTCCTAAAAGCACACTGAGAAATGAGAATTATAAGCTCATAATATATAAGATACACACGTACCGAAGTAGAGATTGTTTTTTTCCCATTGGTGGCACGGATAAGGCATCTATACTCAATTGCTTCACCAGCAGTTGCCATTTTATTCCTAACCGCTTTAGACTTCAAGGATGCTAAAAGGCGCACCAAGAACATAAACAAGAAGACTAAGGAGTTAGAACTCACTTTGCAAAAAAATAAAACCTAAAGCATTTGATCAGGCCATAAAGTCAACACTAATACACACATACACACATCGTTTAAGTGTAACCCAAACAGAGCCCGCCTCAGTGCTTCGCTCGAACATGCTGGTGAGTTCATTGAGAAACGGATCTAGCTGTAGAAGAACCTAGAAAAAACATGCAAAATAGCAGGGCTTAGAATGAAACAACAACACAACACAATAATACCATGCCGATTTTGTAATCAGAATCCTACTTCATACTTTGGAAGAGAaggttaaaaattaaataaataataataataatcataatagtAACAATTTCAATTACGGTAGTAGTAAAAGTGCACAATTGTGGAATAGGAACAGAAATGGGAATGGTTAACGGATCACAAGGAATGCGTTAAAATCCGAAGAATCGAATTGAATTACCATGGCAGATGGTTGCAAAGTTGCAGTGCAGCTGAGAGCTTCTGATGTGGGAGATGAAAACGCAGTCGCTGCCTTCAGAATCAGAGCAAGtcgtccttttttattttttttatttacgttAGGATTTATATTGGGCCTAAGGCCCACTAGTTCaagcaaacaaaaaaaaaggaagcGTTAAGGAAGGTGGAAGAGAGAGCATGTGGATATGGTTACTTGATCTGAGCATCACACTCAAACAGCGTCCAACGAACAAAAAGGGGGAAAATGGCGCTACAATCCCAGTTTTTATGTTCCTTCTTCAGCGGCAAAGTTGGAGATGCACACAATGTTCCATTGTTTCCCAGTCCCAGCCAGTACACCTTCAGAATCAGATcgcagaaagcttctgattcTGAGGATCCGTCTCCGTCCAGCAAGAAAGGATTCGGGTCATCGAATTCCAATGAGAGTGCCGCAGCAGTATCAACAAGCAGCAgtaagaagaagcagaagaagggTCGAAGAGAAAGAGCCTCCATAATTCGAAGGACTCCACTGGAAAAGCCGGCGTTTGTGTCTCAAGAGGATAAAGCTGAGGCGAAGGAGCAGAGCAAGAACGAAAGCGCTTTCATCCTAGCCTGGCTTGGTTTTGGTCTTGTCATTCTTGTTGAGGGCATCTCTCTTGCTGCTTCCGgtacctttctttttttttttctttgtcaaTTCTAACTCTAATATGGAATCAGAATCAATATTGTTAGACAATTGAAACATAGTATGTCTAATAATTATGTGATCTCAATGTTGATGTACAGGGTTCCTGCCAGAAGAGTGGGACAAGTTGTTTGTGAAGTATCTTTATCCGTCCTTCACGCCTACGGTTTTCTTGTTTGTTGCGGGAGCAGTTGCATATGGAGTGTTTAAATATCTGCAGAATGAGAATATCACACAAcagaaataaatgacaagaaggaAATTGCAGTAAGAGCCACTCATCTTTGATCCCTATGCAACAATCCAAGcttccatcctcaccaagttttaATGAGGTTTTTGAAAGCCACTCATACTATGTTGTAATTAATTTCATCACCCTTTTTAGCCGCAATTGGTTCCCTTTTTTAACTTGGTGCTGTTTGGATGTTGAATATTCTTAACTTAGATCTCTTCATTTATTAGAATTCTGGTTTGTTTTGCTCCTTATTCTGTATAAAGCAACAACTAGACCATGACTTCCACCATGGCCTAGATTAAATTCATCTTTGCTGCAGTGTTGAATTTTGAGCCATCGGTTTATTCTCTGCAGTAAATTGAGCTGAGAGCTGCAACTCTAACTGACTCAGTCGGCTGTTAGGAATTAATTAAAGTGGTTACAGTTAGTCAGTTAATTTGTTAGGTGCTTGGTTGGTGATGTAAGGAGTTAAGAGTTTGCTGCAAGTTAACTAGATGATGATGGTGTTGGTGTAGTTGGCATCGCTTTTCCTCACTTAAAATATGAACTTTTGGCATCCATTTTTACTTAAATGATCTTTCAGTTCTGATTTATGGTTCCCTAATACGTTGAATCACATGGGTTCACCATGGTTCCTAAACTTCAATATTTGAAATTGTGCT contains the following coding sequences:
- the LOC107629737 gene encoding signal recognition particle 14 kDa protein isoform X2 produces the protein MNSPACSSEALRRALFGLHLNDVSSLKSKAVRNKMATAGEAIEYRCLIRATNGKKTISTSVGAKDHQRFQASYATILKAHMTSLKKRERKEKKKSAEADKREGTSKRPKKS
- the LOC107629737 gene encoding signal recognition particle 14 kDa protein isoform X1, translating into MVLLQLDPFLNELTSMFERSTEAGSVWVTLKRSSLKSKAVRNKMATAGEAIEYRCLIRATNGKKTISTSVGAKDHQRFQASYATILKAHMTSLKKRERKEKKKSAEADKREGTSKRPKKS
- the LOC107629736 gene encoding protein LOW PSII ACCUMULATION 2, chloroplastic, yielding MALQSQFLCSFFSGKVGDAHNVPLFPSPSQYTFRIRSQKASDSEDPSPSSKKGFGSSNSNESAAAVSTSSSKKKQKKGRRERASIIRRTPLEKPAFVSQEDKAEAKEQSKNESAFILAWLGFGLVILVEGISLAASGFLPEEWDKLFVKYLYPSFTPTVFLFVAGAVAYGVFKYLQNENITQQK